In the Portunus trituberculatus isolate SZX2019 chromosome 21, ASM1759143v1, whole genome shotgun sequence genome, one interval contains:
- the LOC123507129 gene encoding integrin alpha-PS1-like isoform X2, which yields MAAGMRCAACVALVYCWLTAVCAFNLEPRIPVVKVGSPRSHFGYSVAQHKSFGATPRGIPTQKSWILVGAPKDHNLQPGTDRSGALWKCPLTTNTTDCLQVHTDGYRDPEKRLYNFDNINNELSEPAEDEIKDGQWLGVTLKSQGPGGKVLVCAHRYINKGPDFQWGFGLCYILSDNLDILEELEPCKGKPVSSGHLQYGFCQAGTSGILLEDEVVLGVPGPFTWRGTVHTSNTSDNYLIRDKTQYFGPVTEADSPVDKYSYLGYSVTAGRFFGNYMSYVSGAPRSKETGQVVFFGREKTGVSLLRVDLILSGEMFASSFGYEVLALDINGDERDDLVVGAPFYYNSRASGAIYVYMNNDGGFQENHPFTKIEGEPGETRFGSSMTSLGDLNRDGYLDIAVGAPYEGQGTIRIYLGGKDGLSTTPSQIIRAEDIPGETYNAFGYSLSGMDLDNNGYPDLLTSSFCSDRVLLLRARPIIDIETKVDSKGQLDNIDPTRKGCREDLTSSETCFSFDACFKMDNDAGTRTGLRLHYTIEEQPYQDRPLPRVRFADSTPNEPSEVHRNITLRPEDMGRFRCSKEIVYLLEGSRYILRALRFKLTYEIIQKEPRPVPEGGPLPNINEYPILNQKGALRKFEGTFAKDCGNDTICNSDLHVTGSLELEEDTSRGVYLLRLGEYDTVPLLLEVTNRKEPAYMTTLYVRHNEALFFDPTDSEIGIYECTKISPGVIKCHLDNPLVNTTGPLKLNFKESGQIFDSKYITFTVEANSSSTELTPQEPLTFKVEVIKRAEISINGVATPEQVFYGGEVVGESAIKYMDEIGTEVIHKYVVDNRGPWRVDELQVEVQWPHQVENGKEKGKWLLYMTEHPKIDGVGECEIDPHLINPLNLRLSKIYPDHFTGPEVDLEVESTDDLKPTTKSPIGVVDESGSKVTKVTTEKKVTTVKKTTKKTTYEKAESSSSGSSSSSSSSSSSSHSSSSHSGFSDGEEGSGHDIGGHSSSRVHGRTHSRVSRRVYSSSDGSKFNEAESGHDPIKEGEDEDGRVITHYERTHHSSGKSPDGTSAFEETHHESRKVTVNEETHTDNVPSGRWGQGGGYRRTYTENRSSTRINDGEPVETHRRWETHETFPSGRDGEDRSGDSGSDRREETYSSGRDGENRWDDSSSDRREETYSSGRDGENRWGDSGSDRREENYSSGQDGENRWGDSGSDRRREESWREHSRTYTVDSSTRRTHSGQVGDNDFRRTHEGGAVTQIHDGSYWTDDARRTRVQDQDDTDRDRFGWSDQRGRPSYNRGTESRNREETRYEERTHETAGSTGRRGGSGHHHGPAGDGYDSRGSASSSQWSHTYEDRRSGDRRSSGSQGYDDRWGRTHDDRYASGQGYRSHQDGYDDRRYNEGENARTHHSREYGRGGEEDYRGSQFESTSRRYEDNDDWQYRDHRRQGHDDSGRDEAYRGSHSGSTRHRTHVESGTSTWDSRSSSGQGSRGGWSDRQDDNYERHHGGASSDRHFSHLETGGPLENGTYTRVEVDPKTGKTTTYSRKVVYKKWPSNSDQWGREKEDFPDFSSDHRSARTKREKELIIKPQAVRDEKTGKTMQVVHLRCDGPATAKCFVFRCNIRNLAAGRTASIEIKSRLWNATLVEDYPRVNTVSIKSRASLILPADLREDQDQDDDVDSAETRAYPDLLDQLPPEEVPLWVILVSIFAGLLVLIIIVLILWKLGFFERKRPDPTLSGNLDKDANGY from the exons GTGTGTGCCCATCGCTACATCAACAAGGGACCGGACTTCCAGTGGGGATTCGGTCTCTGCTACATCCTGTCTGACAACCTTGATATCTTGGAGGAACTGGAGCCTTGCAAGGGGAAGCCTGTCAGCAG TGGCCATCTACAGTATGGGTTCTGCCAGGCGGGGACCAGCGGCATCTTGCTGGAGGACGAGGTGGTGCTGGGTGTGCCGGGGCCCTTCACCTGGCGAGGCACTGTCCACACCTCCAACACATCCGATAACTACCTCATTAGGGACAAGACACAGTACTTCGGCCCCGTCACAGAAGCTGACTCTCCTGTTGACAAATACAGTTacctag GCTATTCAGTAACTGCTGGACGCTTCTTTGGTAACTACATGTCATATGTGAGCGGTGCCCCAAGATCAAAGGAAACAGGCCAGGTTGTGTTCTTTGGGCGGGAGAAGACAGGAGTGAGTCTGCTACGTGTGGATCTCATCCTTAGCGGAGAAATGTTTGCCTCCAGCTTTGGCTATGAAGTCCTGGCTCTTGACATCAATGGTGACGA gCGCGATGATCTGGTGGTGGGTGCCCCCTTCTACTACAACAGCCGGGCCAGTGGTGCCATTTATGTCTACATGAACAATGATGGAGGTTTCCAGGAAAACCATCCATTCACCAAGATAGAAG GTGAACCTGGAGAAACCCGCTTTGGTTCCTCCATGACATCCCTAGGAGACCTCAACCGTGACGGCTACCTGGACATTGCTGTGGGGGCACCGTACGAGGGCCAGGGAACCATCCGCATCTACCTTGGCGGTAAGGATGGActctccaccacaccatcacag ATCATCCGTGCAGAGGACATTCCCGGGGAGACATACAACGCCTTTGGGTACAGCCTGAGCGGCATGGACCTGGACAACAACGGTTACCCTGACCTCCTCACATCATCCTTCTGCAGCGACAGAGTTCTCCTCCTTAG AGCACGTCCTATCATTGACATTGAAACTAAGGTGGACTCTAAAGGCCAGCTGGACAACATCGACCCAACCAGGAAAGGCTGCCGGGAAGACCTCACCTCCTCTGAAACCTG CTTCTCGTTTGATGCTTGCTTCAAGATGGACAACGATGCAGGCACCCGGACTGGCCTGAGGCTGCACTACACTATTGAGGAACAGCCATACCAGGACCGGCCGCTGCCCAGGGTCCGGTTTGCAGACAGCACACCCAATGAGCCCAGCGAGGTGCACCGCAACATTACCCTCAGGCCAGAAGACATGGGCAGGTTCCGGTGCTCCAAGGAAATTGTGTATCTCTTG GAAGGATCTCGTTACATCCTGCGTGCCTTACGGTTCAAGCTGACATATGAGATCATTCAGAAGGAGCCAAGGCCGGTGCCTGAGGGAGGCCCCTTGCCCAACATCAATGAGTACCCCATCCTCAACCAGAAGGGAGCACTCAG GAAATTTGAAGGAACATTTGCCAAGGACTGCGGCAACGACACCATCTGCAACAGTGACCTGCATGTGACAGGAAGCCTAGAGCTGGAGGAGGACACCAGCAGGGGTGTCTATCTGCTGCGTCTTGGAGAGTATGACACAGTGCCTCTCCTGCTGGAAGTGACCAACAGGAAGGAACCAGCCTACATGACCACTCTTTATGTCAGGCACAACGAGGCACTCTTCTTTGATCCCACTGATTCTGAG ATTGGGATATATGAGTGCACCAAAATATCACCAGGAGTCATCAAGTGTCACCTGGACAACCCCCTCGTCAACACCACTGGGCCGCTCAAACTGAACTTCAAAGAGTCCGGGCAAATATTTGATTCCAAGTACATTACTTTCACGGTGGAAgcaaactcctcctccactgaaCTGACGCCTCAAGAACCTCTGACCTTCAAGGTGGAGGTCATCAAGAGAGCAGAAATCTCCATCAATGG CGTTGCTACACCAGAGCAAGTGTTCTATGGCGGTGAGGTTGTCGGGGAGTCAGCCATCAAGTACATGGACGAAATTGGAACTGAAGTGATCCACAAATACGTAGTGGACAACAGAGGCCCCTGGCGGGTGGATGAGCTGCAGGTGGAGGTGCAGTGGCCTCACCAGGTggagaatgggaaagagaagggcAAGTGGCTGCTCTACATGACGGAACATCCCAAAATTGATG GTGTTGGGGAGTGTGAGATTGACCCACACCTCATCAACCCACTCAATCTACGACTGTCCAAGATCTACCCAGACCACTTCACAGGGCCAGAGGTGGACCTGGAGGTTGAATCCACAGACGACCTGAAACCCACCACCAAGTCTCCAATTGGTGTAGTGGATGAGTCAGGCAGCAAGGTGACCAAGGTGACAACAGAGAAGAAAGTAACGACTGTGAAGAAGACTACGAAAAAGACAACATATGAAAAGGCTGAATCATCTTCTAGTggatcatcatcgtcatcatcatcatcatcttccagtTCACATTCCTCATCGTCACATTCAGGCTTCAGTGATGGCGAGGAGGGCAGCGGTCATGATATCGGTGGTCACAGCAGCAGCCGGGTGCATGGAAGGACTCACTCTCGCGTCAGCCGGAGAGTTTACTCCTCCTCGGATGGCTCAAAGTTCAATGAAGCTGAATCAGGACATGACCCCATCAAGGAGGGCGAAGACGAGGACGGCCGCGTCATCACCCACTATGAGAGGACGCACCACTCCTCTGGGAAATCACCAGACGGCACCTCAGCCTTCGAAGAGACACACCATGAGAGCCGAAAGGTGACAGTGAATGAGGAGACCCACACCGACAATGTCCCAAGTGGCAGGTGGGGCCAAGGAGGCGGGTACAGACGCACCTACACTGAGAACCGCTCTTCCACACGAATCAATGATGGTGAACCTGTGGAAACTCACAGACGCTGGGAGACGCACGAGACCTTCCCCTCTGGGCGGGATGGTGAGGATCGTTCGGGTGATTCTGGTTCagacaggagagaggaaacTTACTCTTCAGGACGGGATGGCGAGAACCGGTGGGATGATTCTAGTTCagacaggagagaggaaacTTACTCTTCAGGACGGGATGGTGAGAACCGGTGGGGTGATTCTGGTTCagacaggagagaggaaaattactCTTCAGGACAGGATGGCGAGAACCGGTGGGGTGATTCTGGTTcagacaggaggagagaggaaagctggagAGAGCACAGCAGAACTTACACCGTTGACAGCAGTACCAGGAGGACGCACTCTGGCCAGGTAGGAGACAACGACTTCCGCAGGACTCATGAAGGAGGAGCTGTGACGCAGATACACGACGGCTCGTACTGGACAGATGATGCAAGAAGGACTAGAGTGCAGGATCAGgatgacacagacagagacaggttTGGGTGGTCAGACCAGAGAGGAAGGCCATCATACAACAGAGGCACAGAAAGCAGGAACAGAGAAGAAACTCGCTATGAGGAAAGAACACATGAGACTGCTGGTTCTACTGGACGAAGGGGAGGAAGCGGCCATCACCACGGCCCTGCTGGTGATGGGTATGATAGTAGAGGAAGTGCATCAAGCAGTCAGTGGAGTCATacttatgaagacagaagaTCCGGGGACAGAAGATCCTCTGGAAGCCAAGGATATGATGACAGATGGGGTAGAACACATGATGACAGATATGCAAGTGGCCAAGGATACAGGAGCCATCAGGATGGATATGATGACAGAAGAtacaatgaaggtgaaaatgcaaGAACTCATCACTCGAGGGaatatgggagaggaggagaggaagattacCGAGGATCGCAGTTCGAGAGCACCTCCAGGAGGTACGAAGACAATGACGACTGGCAGTATAGAGACCACAGAAGACAAGGACACGATGACTCAGGCAGAGATGAAGCATACAGGGGAAGTCACAGTGGTTCTACTAGACACAGAACACACGTGGAGTCTGGAACATCCACCTGGGACTCTCGCTCCAGCTCTGGGCAGGGAAGCAGAGGTGGGTGGAGTGACAGACAGGATGACAATTATGAGAGGCATCATGGAGGAGCTTCATCAGACAGACACTTTAGCCATTTGGAGACTGGTGGCCCACTGGAGAATGGCACATACACCAGAGTAGAAGTGGATCCCAAGACAGGCAAGACGACAACCTACTCCAGGAAGGTCGTGTACAAGAAATGGCCCAGCAATTCAGACCagtggggaagagagaaggaagacttcCCAGACTTCTCCAGTGACCATAGGAGTGCAAGGACCAAGCGTGAGAAGGAACTGATCATCAAACCTCAAGCTGTAAGGGACGAAAAGACAGGGAAGACCATGCAAGTCGTTCATCTG CGCTGTGACGGCCCTGCCACAGCCAAGTGCTTCGTGTTCCGCTGCAACATTCGCAACCTGGCAGCAGGAAGGACAGCAAGCATCGAAATCAAGTCACGGCTGTGGAATGCAACGCTGGTGGAGGACTACCCACGCGTCAACACTGTCAGTATCAAGTCCAGGGCATCACTCATCCTGCCCGCTGACCTCCGTGAAGACCAGGACCAGGATGATGACGTGGATTCGGCCGAGACACGAGCCTATCCTGACCTCCTGGACCAGCTGCCACCCGAGGAAGTGCCACTGTGGGTGATCCTGGTGTCCATCTTTGCCGGCCTGCTGGTGCTCATCATCATTGTGCTCATCCTATGGAAACTTGGCTTCTTTGAAAGAAAGAGACCGGACCCGACGCTTTCAGGCAATCTTGACAAGGACGCTAATGGAtactag